A single genomic interval of Zunongwangia sp. HGR-M22 harbors:
- a CDS encoding TerB family tellurite resistance protein, whose translation MSFSDLFGSGEHLRNLSHFAAIVNLAAIDGDINAEEEELLKRFARKLDITESEYQKVLENPKAYPLTPSHDTERRLERLHDLFRIIFADHLIDEEEAELIKRYAIGLGFSSQASETIIKRSIQIFSGQLSFDDYQYLLDKQD comes from the coding sequence ATGTCATTTTCAGATTTATTCGGCTCGGGAGAGCATTTAAGAAATTTAAGCCATTTTGCTGCAATTGTAAACCTTGCAGCTATAGACGGTGATATTAACGCTGAAGAAGAAGAGTTGCTAAAACGTTTCGCTAGAAAGCTAGATATCACAGAGAGTGAATACCAAAAAGTATTAGAAAATCCCAAAGCTTACCCTCTTACTCCTTCGCACGATACCGAGCGAAGACTGGAACGCCTTCACGATTTATTCAGAATCATTTTTGCAGACCATTTAATAGATGAGGAAGAAGCCGAACTGATTAAACGTTACGCTATTGGTCTTGGTTTTTCCAGCCAGGCTTCAGAAACTATAATTAAAAGATCTATCCAAATTTTTAGTGGGCAGCTTTCTTTTGATGATTACCAGTATTTGTTAGATAAGCAGGATTAA
- a CDS encoding ATP-dependent DNA ligase produces the protein MKQFAELIKTLDTTNKTTLKVEALTKYFNNAPDRDKVWTIAILAHRRPPRPVNTTLMRGWASEIANIPLWLFEESYHIVGDLAETISLVIPPSEASSEKSLSQFLQEIIDLKPRSEEEKKEYLKENWLSLNYYERFVFTKLITGSFRIGVSQKLMTRALSKATSIDEDILAYKLMGDWNPAKTTYTKLILEENEEDFLSKPYPFYLAYAIEDKPEDLGDVAEWSAEHKWDGIRSQVIVRNDELFVWSRGEELVTDKYPEFEKFVGIIPNGTVIDGEILPFPDGGIGTFKDLQTRIGRKTISKNLLKKTPVILKAYDVLEWKGEDIRQKAFQDRRVILEKLHTEVKSDELPLHLSHTIQFKTWEEAAEERERSREVKSEGLMLKRLDSPYLVGRKKGDWWKWKVDPLTIDAVLTYAMRGHGRRSNLFTDYTFGLWDEEKEELVTFAKAYSGLTDAEFRKLDAWIKKNTLERFGPVRSVTPHHVFEVAFEGIAESKRHKSGVATRFPRILRWRTDKKIEEANTLEDLKALIP, from the coding sequence ATGAAACAGTTTGCAGAATTGATAAAAACATTAGATACCACTAATAAAACAACGCTAAAAGTTGAAGCATTAACCAAATACTTCAATAATGCTCCCGATCGAGACAAAGTTTGGACAATTGCAATTCTTGCACATCGTAGACCACCAAGGCCAGTAAATACTACTTTAATGCGCGGTTGGGCTTCAGAAATTGCAAATATTCCACTTTGGTTGTTTGAAGAATCTTATCATATCGTGGGAGATTTAGCGGAAACTATATCACTGGTTATTCCGCCTTCTGAGGCATCTTCAGAAAAAAGTTTAAGTCAGTTTTTACAGGAAATCATCGATTTAAAACCAAGATCTGAAGAAGAAAAAAAAGAATATCTAAAAGAAAATTGGCTCAGTTTAAATTATTACGAACGTTTTGTGTTTACCAAACTGATCACCGGAAGTTTTCGAATTGGAGTAAGTCAGAAGTTAATGACGCGTGCGCTTTCTAAAGCGACCAGTATCGACGAAGATATTTTAGCTTATAAATTAATGGGCGATTGGAATCCGGCGAAAACGACATACACCAAACTGATTTTAGAAGAAAATGAAGAGGATTTTTTATCGAAACCCTATCCATTTTATCTAGCTTATGCTATTGAAGATAAGCCGGAAGATTTAGGGGATGTGGCGGAGTGGAGTGCCGAGCATAAATGGGACGGCATAAGATCGCAGGTAATTGTTCGAAATGACGAATTATTTGTGTGGAGTCGCGGGGAAGAACTGGTAACCGATAAATATCCCGAGTTTGAAAAGTTTGTAGGCATTATCCCAAACGGAACGGTGATTGATGGTGAAATTTTGCCCTTTCCAGATGGTGGAATAGGAACTTTCAAAGATTTGCAGACTCGAATTGGTCGAAAAACCATTTCAAAAAATCTACTGAAAAAAACACCGGTAATTTTAAAAGCTTATGATGTTTTAGAATGGAAAGGTGAAGATATTCGGCAAAAAGCTTTTCAGGATCGTAGAGTGATTTTAGAAAAATTACATACCGAAGTAAAATCGGATGAATTACCCTTGCATTTATCGCATACCATTCAGTTTAAAACTTGGGAAGAAGCCGCTGAAGAAAGAGAACGATCTCGAGAAGTGAAATCGGAAGGATTAATGCTGAAGCGCTTAGATTCGCCGTATTTGGTTGGGCGTAAAAAAGGCGATTGGTGGAAGTGGAAAGTCGATCCATTAACCATCGATGCTGTGCTTACTTATGCAATGCGAGGTCACGGTAGGCGAAGTAATTTGTTTACCGATTATACATTTGGATTATGGGACGAAGAGAAGGAAGAATTGGTCACTTTTGCCAAAGCCTATAGCGGTTTAACCGATGCTGAATTTCGAAAATTAGATGCCTGGATTAAGAAAAATACTTTAGAACGTTTTGGCCCGGTTCGAAGCGTGACTCCACATCACGTATTTGAAGTTGCTTTTGAAGGAATAGCCGAATCGAAACGTCATAAAAGTGGTGTGGCCACAAGATTTCCAAGAATTCTGCGTTGGCGAACCGATAAAAAAATTGAAGAAGCAAATACGTTGGAAGATTTAAAAGCTTTAATCCCGTAG
- a CDS encoding GNAT family N-acetyltransferase — protein sequence MEYQIREAKREDMPQVLELIMELAKHENAPDQVEISVEDLETEGFDNDNFKCFVADVDGKIVGMALVYFRFSTWKGRTVHLEDLIVTESMRGTGLGGALYNQVVKYGYEHGVKRVEWVVSEGNKNAIEFYENTGADIKKNWFTVHMNESVIKKNIQK from the coding sequence ATGGAATATCAGATACGGGAAGCCAAAAGGGAAGATATGCCCCAGGTGCTAGAATTGATTATGGAACTAGCCAAACACGAAAATGCGCCAGATCAGGTAGAAATATCGGTAGAAGATTTAGAAACCGAAGGTTTTGACAATGATAATTTTAAATGTTTTGTTGCCGATGTAGATGGCAAAATTGTAGGCATGGCATTAGTTTATTTTAGGTTTTCTACCTGGAAAGGCCGTACCGTGCATTTAGAAGATCTTATTGTTACTGAAAGTATGCGAGGTACCGGTTTAGGTGGAGCGCTATACAACCAAGTTGTAAAATACGGCTATGAACATGGCGTAAAACGTGTAGAATGGGTAGTTTCTGAAGGCAATAAAAATGCGATCGAATTCTATGAAAATACCGGAGCTGATATTAAAAAGAATTGGTTTACGGTTCACATGAATGAAAGTGTTATTAAAAAGAACATACAAAAATAG
- a CDS encoding DUF1440 domain-containing protein, which translates to MFLDTIKNNPTINNPTTRSVVAGAIGGLAGGAVKSLVEYFLPVRKAENRSAQLKIIDDLSTKITGTPISVQNEELAEQLVNFPVGASVGAAYGYGKKNKDGLNIAEGIIMGTSTWISTHQTSLPLMGLKDKPTDVPMKMQANEFIAHLLFGITTELVRNKVNQSLKK; encoded by the coding sequence ATGTTTTTAGATACGATCAAAAATAACCCTACAATAAATAATCCAACAACCAGAAGTGTCGTAGCAGGAGCTATTGGCGGACTCGCAGGAGGTGCGGTTAAAAGTTTGGTTGAATATTTTTTACCAGTTAGAAAAGCTGAAAATCGAAGTGCTCAACTTAAAATTATAGACGATCTATCTACCAAGATTACGGGAACGCCAATTAGCGTTCAGAATGAAGAACTTGCTGAACAACTGGTAAATTTCCCTGTAGGAGCCAGCGTTGGAGCCGCCTATGGTTACGGAAAAAAGAATAAAGACGGATTGAATATCGCTGAAGGCATTATAATGGGAACCTCAACATGGATTTCTACCCACCAAACTTCTTTGCCGCTTATGGGGCTTAAAGACAAACCAACCGATGTACCAATGAAAATGCAAGCGAACGAATTTATAGCGCATCTTTTATTCGGAATTACTACAGAATTGGTTAGAAATAAGGTAAATCAAAGTTTGAAGAAGTAA
- a CDS encoding aspartate kinase, protein MKVFKFGGASVKDAEGVKNVLKVLEKHHNPDKLIVISAMGKTTNALEAIILKYLAGSSPEEEIDHLKLFHFNIINALFENKQATVFEKINHFFENLSNFLQHNKSVQYDFVYDQIIGFGELISTTIVSEFLSLNGIKNTWIDAREFIKTDSTYRDAQVNWEITQKKIIAEINPETITITQGFIGSDTNNFTTSLGREGSDYTAGIFAYCLNAESVTIWKDVPGVLNADPREFTETTLLNQISYEEAIELAFYGASVIHPKTLQPLQRKEIPLFVKSFYHPENEGTKVCRGNGCAVVPQMPCFIVKKNQAIISLSSLDFSFMVEENISEVFQLFHQYQMKVDLIQNSAISFSVCVDNKFNQLEKLIQHLKAKFRVNYQTGVSLYTIRHFDEKAITSVEKGKKVLLKQLTHNTVQMVTDF, encoded by the coding sequence ATGAAAGTCTTCAAATTTGGAGGAGCTTCTGTAAAAGATGCAGAAGGCGTAAAAAATGTTTTAAAGGTTCTGGAGAAACACCATAATCCAGATAAATTGATTGTAATTTCAGCAATGGGTAAAACCACCAATGCGCTAGAAGCGATCATTTTAAAATATTTAGCCGGAAGTTCTCCAGAGGAAGAGATTGACCATCTGAAGCTTTTTCATTTCAATATTATCAATGCTTTATTTGAAAATAAGCAAGCCACAGTTTTCGAAAAAATAAATCATTTTTTTGAGAATCTTAGCAATTTTCTTCAGCATAATAAATCCGTACAATACGATTTTGTTTACGACCAGATTATAGGTTTTGGGGAATTAATTTCTACAACTATTGTTAGTGAATTCTTATCGCTAAACGGAATTAAGAATACCTGGATAGACGCCCGAGAATTTATTAAAACCGATAGCACCTATCGTGATGCGCAGGTGAATTGGGAAATTACCCAGAAAAAAATTATTGCTGAAATTAATCCTGAAACCATTACGATCACTCAGGGTTTTATAGGTTCAGATACTAATAATTTTACCACTAGTTTAGGTCGTGAAGGTAGCGACTATACCGCTGGGATATTTGCTTATTGTTTAAATGCTGAAAGCGTAACTATCTGGAAAGATGTTCCCGGAGTTTTAAATGCCGATCCTCGTGAATTTACTGAAACTACATTGCTGAACCAGATTTCTTATGAAGAAGCGATCGAACTTGCTTTTTATGGCGCTTCGGTAATTCATCCTAAAACATTGCAACCTTTACAGCGTAAGGAGATTCCACTTTTTGTGAAGTCTTTTTACCATCCAGAAAACGAGGGAACAAAAGTTTGCCGTGGCAATGGCTGCGCGGTAGTTCCGCAGATGCCTTGCTTTATTGTAAAGAAAAATCAGGCAATTATTTCTTTGTCTTCTTTAGATTTTTCGTTTATGGTTGAAGAAAATATTAGCGAAGTATTTCAGCTATTCCACCAATATCAAATGAAGGTTGATCTTATTCAGAATTCCGCCATCAGTTTTTCAGTTTGTGTAGATAACAAATTCAACCAGCTCGAAAAACTAATTCAACACTTAAAAGCAAAATTTCGCGTTAATTATCAAACTGGAGTTTCGTTGTATACTATTCGTCATTTTGATGAAAAAGCAATTACTTCCGTAGAAAAAGGAAAAAAGGTACTTTTAAAACAACTTACGCATAACACCGTACAAATGGTGACAGATTTTTAA
- the fbp gene encoding class 1 fructose-bisphosphatase translates to MTKTRPTLGEFIIDNQQDFPYSTGELSRLIRSIRLAAKVVNHEVNKAGLVDITGAVGEQNIQGEDQQKLDVFANKTFIQTLTNREIVCGIASEENDEYITIAGSRKDHKNKYVVLMDPLDGSSNIDVNVSVGTIFSIYRRVTPIGTPVTSEDFLQPGNLQVAAGYIIYGTSTMLVYTTGHGVNGFTLNPALGSWYLSHPNMKFPEKGNIYSINEGNYAHFPTGVKKYIKYCQEEEGDRPYTSRYIGSMVSDIHRNMIKGGIYIYPKSSKHEKGKLRLLYECNPMAFIVEQAGGKASDGYQRVMDIMPTELHERSPIFCGSKKMVEKAEEFMKEYED, encoded by the coding sequence ATGACTAAAACCAGACCAACGCTCGGTGAATTTATCATCGACAATCAACAAGATTTCCCATACTCTACGGGAGAATTATCAAGATTAATACGTTCCATTCGTCTAGCTGCAAAAGTAGTAAATCACGAGGTAAATAAAGCAGGACTTGTAGATATAACCGGAGCGGTAGGAGAGCAAAATATTCAGGGTGAAGATCAGCAAAAGTTGGATGTTTTCGCCAACAAAACCTTTATCCAAACTCTTACCAATAGAGAAATTGTCTGCGGAATTGCTTCTGAAGAAAACGACGAATACATTACAATTGCGGGTAGCCGAAAGGATCACAAGAATAAATATGTGGTGCTGATGGACCCTCTTGATGGAAGCTCTAATATTGATGTAAATGTATCTGTAGGAACGATATTTTCTATCTATCGCCGGGTAACGCCGATTGGAACTCCGGTAACTTCTGAAGATTTTTTACAGCCCGGAAATTTACAGGTGGCTGCAGGATATATTATCTACGGAACTTCAACAATGCTCGTGTACACCACTGGACACGGAGTAAATGGTTTTACTTTAAACCCGGCTTTAGGATCTTGGTATCTTTCGCACCCAAATATGAAATTTCCTGAAAAGGGAAATATTTATTCCATCAACGAAGGAAATTATGCCCATTTCCCAACGGGTGTAAAAAAATATATCAAGTACTGCCAGGAAGAAGAAGGCGATCGTCCTTATACTTCAAGATACATTGGTTCGATGGTTTCAGATATTCACCGTAACATGATTAAAGGTGGTATTTATATTTATCCAAAAAGCTCTAAACACGAAAAAGGAAAACTTCGATTACTATACGAATGCAATCCTATGGCTTTTATTGTAGAACAAGCTGGTGGAAAAGCCAGTGATGGCTACCAACGCGTAATGGATATTATGCCTACAGAATTGCATGAGCGATCGCCAATTTTCTGCGGAAGCAAAAAAATGGTAGAAAAAGCAGAAGAATTTATGAAAGAATATGAGGATTAA
- a CDS encoding amidohydrolase, translating to MSTKENLNVAILQANLEWEDAAANRNLFSKKIEALSDSVELIVLPEMFTTGFSMNAENLAEEIDGETLLWMKEYAKKKDAAVTGSVIITENGDFYNRLLFVFPDGSYQKYDKRHTFTLAKEDKIYSKGNDRLIVEYKGWKICPLICYDLRFPVWARNTEDYDLLIYVANWPEKRVAAWDALLKARAIENMSFCIGVNRIGEDGNDAFYNGHSAVYDCLGKILTEENAETEFSKEICLDKSYLQDTRKQFKFLNDRDQFKLI from the coding sequence ATGAGTACAAAGGAAAATTTGAATGTAGCGATACTTCAGGCAAATCTTGAATGGGAAGATGCCGCCGCTAATCGAAATCTTTTCAGTAAAAAGATTGAAGCTTTAAGCGATTCCGTAGAGCTTATTGTTTTACCCGAAATGTTTACCACAGGTTTTAGTATGAATGCTGAAAATCTTGCTGAAGAAATAGATGGGGAAACCTTACTTTGGATGAAGGAATATGCAAAAAAGAAAGATGCAGCAGTTACCGGAAGCGTAATAATTACTGAAAATGGTGATTTTTATAATCGATTACTTTTTGTTTTTCCCGATGGTTCCTACCAAAAGTACGATAAACGCCATACGTTTACTTTAGCTAAAGAGGATAAAATTTATTCAAAAGGTAATGATCGTTTGATTGTTGAGTATAAGGGCTGGAAAATTTGTCCGCTTATTTGTTATGATCTTCGATTCCCAGTTTGGGCAAGAAATACTGAAGATTACGATTTGTTAATTTACGTAGCCAACTGGCCTGAAAAAAGAGTGGCAGCCTGGGATGCACTTTTGAAAGCTAGAGCCATAGAAAATATGAGTTTTTGCATCGGTGTAAACCGAATAGGGGAAGATGGTAACGATGCTTTTTACAATGGTCACAGCGCAGTTTATGATTGCCTTGGAAAGATTTTAACCGAAGAAAATGCCGAAACTGAATTCTCGAAAGAAATCTGTTTAGATAAATCTTATCTTCAAGATACCAGAAAACAGTTTAAGTTTTTAAATGACCGTGATCAATTTAAGTTAATCTAA
- a CDS encoding ligase-associated DNA damage response exonuclease: MSTPLLAFNDNGIYCAQADVYLDPWRAVDKAIISHGHADHSRWGHKKYITHHSNIPIIKHRLGDINVSGKDWNETFTINNVKFSFHPAGHIIGSAQIRVEHKGEVWVFTGDYKTEDDGVATPYEPVKCHTFITECTFGLPAFKWQPQEEVFAEINNWWQQNQSEGKTSVIFGYSLGKAQRLLKYLDTSIGKIYTHGAIENMTEVLRPQLEMPETTRITRDVKKEEIKGNIVVAPPSAHGTPWIKKMVPYVTASASGWMTFRGARRRRAIDRGFVLSDHCDWQGLLSSIKETGAEKIICTHGYTDIFSKYLRELGYDARTEQTQYEEENAEQTSKTEDE, from the coding sequence ATGTCCACACCTTTACTAGCTTTTAATGATAACGGAATTTACTGCGCCCAAGCCGATGTATATCTGGATCCGTGGCGAGCAGTAGATAAAGCAATTATATCGCATGGGCATGCAGATCATTCCCGTTGGGGACATAAAAAATATATTACCCACCATAGTAATATCCCGATTATAAAACATCGATTAGGTGATATTAACGTTAGCGGAAAAGATTGGAATGAAACTTTTACGATTAATAACGTAAAGTTTTCTTTCCATCCTGCTGGTCATATTATAGGTTCGGCTCAAATTAGAGTAGAACACAAAGGAGAGGTTTGGGTATTTACCGGTGATTATAAAACCGAAGATGATGGCGTGGCAACTCCGTACGAGCCCGTAAAATGCCACACTTTTATTACCGAATGTACATTCGGATTACCGGCTTTTAAATGGCAACCGCAAGAAGAAGTTTTTGCTGAAATTAATAACTGGTGGCAACAAAATCAATCGGAAGGAAAGACATCGGTAATTTTTGGTTATTCGTTAGGGAAAGCACAACGATTGTTGAAGTATTTAGATACTTCGATTGGTAAAATTTATACGCATGGAGCCATCGAAAATATGACAGAAGTATTACGCCCACAACTTGAAATGCCAGAAACTACCAGAATAACTCGTGACGTAAAAAAAGAAGAAATTAAAGGAAATATAGTAGTGGCACCACCTAGCGCGCACGGAACCCCGTGGATCAAAAAAATGGTACCCTATGTTACTGCATCGGCGAGTGGTTGGATGACCTTTCGGGGAGCTAGAAGGCGTAGGGCTATCGATCGTGGTTTTGTGCTTTCAGACCATTGTGATTGGCAAGGTTTATTATCTTCAATTAAAGAAACAGGAGCCGAAAAAATTATTTGTACGCACGGATATACCGATATATTTTCAAAATATCTTCGAGAGCTTGGGTATGATGCAAGAACCGAGCAAACGCAGTATGAGGAAGAAAATGCTGAGCAAACTTCTAAAACCGAAGACGAATGA
- a CDS encoding GNAT family N-acetyltransferase, with protein sequence MKIEVRKAAKEDMPAVLRLIKELAEFEKEPDAVEVSVADLERDGFGEHPLFECFIAETDGKIEGMALFYYRYSTWKGKTIHLEDLVVSEAYRGKGLGSALYNKVIEYSKAQGCKRTEWVVLDWNTNAIEFYKNSGATVFDEWRTVQMDEAAMQYFCSERS encoded by the coding sequence ATGAAAATTGAAGTTAGAAAGGCTGCAAAGGAAGATATGCCAGCGGTACTTAGACTAATTAAAGAATTAGCAGAATTTGAAAAAGAGCCAGATGCTGTCGAAGTTTCTGTAGCAGATCTAGAAAGAGATGGATTTGGTGAGCATCCGCTTTTTGAATGCTTTATAGCTGAAACCGATGGTAAAATTGAAGGAATGGCTTTGTTCTATTATCGATATTCTACCTGGAAAGGGAAAACTATTCATTTAGAAGATCTGGTAGTTAGTGAAGCATATCGCGGAAAAGGACTTGGTAGCGCCTTATACAACAAAGTAATCGAATATTCTAAAGCGCAGGGTTGCAAAAGAACAGAATGGGTAGTATTAGATTGGAATACTAATGCAATTGAATTTTATAAAAACAGCGGCGCAACTGTTTTTGATGAGTGGAGAACCGTGCAAATGGACGAGGCTGCAATGCAATATTTTTGCAGCGAAAGGAGTTAA
- a CDS encoding ligase-associated DNA damage response DEXH box helicase has translation MKRQELLKIAEDWFTGQNWKPFKFQKDTWKAYLQQKNGLLNAPTGSGKTYALWVPIVLNYIKNNPDYKTKHKKGLKAIWITPLRALSVEIEQAAERFANELGTNLTVGIRTGDTSQKERAAQKKAMPDLLITTPESLHLLLSSKNYDKTFKDLEAIVVDEWHELLGSKRGVQVELALSRLKTVSKKLRIWGISATIGNLRQAREVLLGPESEALQHSELVKANLQKQIKIKSIIPETMEKFPWRGHMGLHLIDEVVPIIKNSTTTLLFTNTRSQCELWFQKLIGKYPEFAGELAMHHGSINKETRLWVEQAIRNESLKAVVCTSSLDLGVDFAPVETIIQIGGPKGVARFLQRAGRSGHQPGKESVIYFLPTHAIELIEASALQKAVEKKAVEDRIPYLLSFDVLVQYLTTLAVSNGFFPKDIYPEIKSTFCFQAITEDDWRWILNFITKGSQSLQAYDEYKKIEIEDDGKFKVNHRGVAMRHRLQIGTIVSDAMLSVKYMKGGYIGTIEEWFISKLTPGDVFTFAGRNLELVRIKNMQVLVKKSKKKTAKVPSWMGGRMTFSAQMSELLREEMYLASEYDPATGKSEELSALTGIFDRQKKESIIPKSDEFLIETFKTREGYHAIFYPFEGRFVHEALGSLLAYRISLLSPISFSIAFNDYGFELLSDQEIDMQQVLDNNLFSAEFLMDDLYKSLNATEMARRKFRDIAVIAGLVFTGYPNKVVKSKHLQSSSQLLFSVFKDYEEDNLLYLQSFRETFEHQLEEGRLREALERIHHQKIVWRNCEKPTPFSFPIITDRLREKLSSEKLEDRIRRMMKSLEA, from the coding sequence ATGAAGAGACAGGAACTTTTGAAAATTGCTGAAGATTGGTTTACCGGTCAGAATTGGAAACCATTTAAATTTCAGAAGGATACCTGGAAAGCTTATCTGCAACAAAAAAACGGACTCTTAAATGCACCTACCGGAAGTGGAAAAACCTACGCGCTGTGGGTGCCCATTGTGCTGAACTACATTAAAAATAATCCGGATTATAAAACAAAACATAAAAAAGGGCTAAAAGCCATTTGGATTACACCACTTCGTGCACTTTCTGTAGAAATTGAACAAGCTGCTGAGCGATTTGCTAATGAACTAGGAACAAATTTAACCGTCGGGATTCGAACCGGCGATACATCGCAAAAAGAACGGGCAGCACAGAAAAAAGCGATGCCCGATTTATTGATTACCACACCAGAAAGTTTACATCTTTTATTATCATCCAAAAATTATGATAAAACCTTCAAAGATCTGGAAGCCATTGTAGTTGACGAATGGCATGAACTTTTAGGTAGTAAACGTGGCGTACAGGTAGAACTGGCTTTGTCACGATTAAAAACGGTTTCAAAAAAGCTTCGAATTTGGGGAATTTCAGCAACTATCGGGAACCTTCGGCAAGCTCGAGAAGTTTTATTGGGACCGGAATCTGAAGCGCTTCAACATTCAGAGTTGGTCAAGGCGAATCTTCAAAAACAGATAAAGATAAAATCGATAATCCCGGAAACCATGGAGAAATTTCCGTGGCGGGGGCATATGGGACTGCATTTAATCGATGAGGTGGTGCCGATCATCAAAAATTCAACAACAACATTGCTTTTTACCAATACAAGATCGCAATGCGAATTATGGTTTCAGAAGTTAATAGGGAAATATCCGGAATTTGCGGGCGAGCTGGCCATGCACCATGGAAGCATAAATAAAGAAACTCGATTGTGGGTAGAACAGGCAATTAGAAACGAAAGTCTAAAAGCGGTGGTTTGTACGTCGAGTTTAGATTTGGGGGTCGATTTTGCGCCGGTAGAAACGATAATCCAGATTGGCGGTCCAAAAGGGGTGGCTCGATTTTTACAGCGTGCCGGGCGTAGCGGTCACCAACCCGGGAAAGAAAGTGTAATTTATTTTCTGCCAACCCACGCAATCGAATTGATTGAAGCATCAGCCTTACAGAAAGCGGTAGAGAAAAAAGCGGTAGAAGATCGGATTCCGTATTTACTAAGTTTCGATGTTTTGGTGCAGTATTTAACGACTTTGGCGGTTTCTAACGGATTTTTTCCGAAAGATATTTATCCTGAAATAAAATCGACTTTTTGCTTTCAGGCAATTACTGAAGACGATTGGCGATGGATTCTTAATTTCATCACAAAAGGCAGTCAGAGCTTGCAAGCTTATGATGAATACAAAAAGATTGAAATTGAAGATGATGGTAAATTTAAAGTGAATCATCGTGGTGTGGCCATGCGTCACCGATTACAGATTGGTACAATCGTCAGCGATGCAATGCTGAGTGTAAAATATATGAAAGGCGGTTATATTGGAACGATCGAAGAATGGTTTATTTCGAAATTAACGCCCGGTGATGTATTTACCTTTGCCGGTCGGAATCTGGAATTGGTTCGGATTAAAAACATGCAGGTTTTAGTAAAAAAATCGAAAAAGAAAACGGCAAAAGTACCCAGTTGGATGGGCGGTCGTATGACCTTCTCTGCCCAGATGAGTGAACTGCTACGGGAAGAAATGTATTTGGCTTCAGAATATGATCCGGCTACTGGAAAATCTGAAGAACTTTCAGCATTAACAGGGATTTTCGATCGCCAGAAAAAAGAATCGATAATCCCCAAAAGTGATGAATTTTTAATTGAAACCTTTAAAACTCGCGAAGGTTATCATGCGATTTTTTATCCGTTTGAAGGAAGATTTGTACATGAAGCTTTAGGAAGTTTGCTAGCCTATAGGATCAGTTTATTGTCACCTATTTCATTTTCGATTGCTTTTAACGATTATGGATTTGAATTGCTGAGTGATCAGGAAATTGATATGCAACAGGTGTTGGATAATAATCTTTTTTCTGCAGAATTTTTAATGGACGATCTGTACAAAAGTTTAAATGCAACAGAAATGGCGCGCCGAAAATTTAGAGACATTGCTGTAATTGCAGGTTTAGTATTTACCGGTTATCCTAATAAAGTAGTTAAGAGCAAACATCTACAATCTAGCTCGCAATTACTATTTAGTGTTTTTAAAGATTACGAAGAAGATAATTTACTCTATTTACAATCGTTTAGAGAAACTTTTGAGCATCAATTAGAAGAAGGACGATTGCGAGAAGCTTTAGAACGAATCCATCATCAAAAAATCGTGTGGCGAAATTGCGAAAAACCAACGCCATTTTCTTTTCCAATTATTACCGATCGATTACGGGAAAAACTGTCTTCAGAAAAATTAGAAGATCGAATTCGAAGAATGATGAAAAGTTTGGAAGCCTAG